The following coding sequences lie in one Cupriavidus sp. WKF15 genomic window:
- a CDS encoding DMT family transporter has product MSIRTASPALLAALLFGASTPLAKALTGSVAPLLLAGLLYLGSGIGLAFVLAIRRIWMTPDPGGGHGGIPRAEVPWLIGAIVAGGIAGPALLMTGLVSTSAASASLLLNVEGVFTAVIAWVVFKENADRQIVLGMIAIVAGGLLLSWQPGSLQMSPGALLIVGACLCWAIDNNLTRKVSSNDALLIACLKGLVAGLCNTGLALMQGAALPPVSAAAEALIVGFAGYGVSLALFVVGLRVLGTARTGAYFSVAPLFGVLISFVIWPEVPGLAFWFAAALMALGVWLHLRERHEHEHTHEPLAHSHSHRHDQHHQHEHDFPWDGKEPHRHWHEHEVMVHKHPHYPDVHHRHSH; this is encoded by the coding sequence ATGTCCATTCGTACCGCATCCCCGGCATTACTGGCAGCCCTGCTGTTCGGCGCAAGCACACCGCTGGCCAAGGCGCTGACCGGATCCGTAGCCCCGCTCCTGCTGGCGGGCCTGCTATATCTTGGCAGCGGCATCGGACTGGCGTTTGTCCTCGCAATCCGAAGAATCTGGATGACGCCTGATCCGGGTGGTGGTCACGGCGGCATTCCGCGCGCGGAGGTACCGTGGCTGATTGGCGCAATCGTTGCGGGAGGCATAGCGGGACCGGCGCTGCTGATGACCGGGCTCGTCTCGACCAGCGCCGCTTCGGCATCGCTTCTGCTGAACGTGGAGGGCGTGTTCACGGCCGTCATCGCCTGGGTGGTGTTCAAGGAAAACGCCGACCGGCAGATTGTCCTGGGGATGATCGCGATCGTGGCTGGCGGCTTGCTGCTTTCGTGGCAGCCGGGCAGTCTGCAGATGTCGCCCGGCGCTTTGCTGATCGTTGGCGCCTGTCTATGTTGGGCGATCGATAACAACCTGACCCGGAAGGTCTCCAGCAACGATGCGCTCCTGATTGCGTGCCTGAAGGGGCTGGTCGCGGGGCTGTGCAACACCGGGCTCGCCCTGATGCAAGGAGCGGCGCTTCCACCGGTCAGTGCCGCGGCGGAAGCGTTGATCGTCGGATTTGCCGGGTACGGTGTGAGTCTTGCCTTGTTCGTGGTCGGATTGCGTGTGTTGGGGACAGCTCGAACCGGGGCGTATTTCTCCGTCGCGCCATTGTTTGGCGTCCTGATCTCGTTTGTGATCTGGCCCGAGGTGCCGGGCCTGGCGTTCTGGTTTGCCGCGGCGCTGATGGCCTTGGGCGTGTGGTTGCATCTGCGCGAGCGGCACGAGCACGAGCATACCCATGAGCCACTGGCGCACAGCCACTCGCATCGGCACGACCAGCATCATCAGCATGAGCACGACTTCCCATGGGATGGCAAGGAGCCCCACAGGCATTGGCATGAGCACGAGGTGATGGTGCACAAGCATCCGCATTATCCGGACGTGCATCATCGCCATTCTCACTAG